The following coding sequences lie in one bacterium genomic window:
- a CDS encoding insulinase family protein, whose protein sequence is MRSAALGIWVTVGSRHESSKLNGVSHFIEHMAFKGTSTRTAIEIAKAIERGGGHINAFTGKELTCFYVHVLDDQLPNAVDILTDILQNSLYDPQEMEKEKQVILDEIRDHEDMPDDVAHEQFVAQVFGNHALSRPILGSPENVSSFTRESILNFQREHYQAPRIVVAAAGNVKHSQLVRLLSDKLTVSSSRRTAKSDPVSAMKPSTTRNSRPIQQAHMFIGGRSVPYKSPDRMATSMLNTVLGGGMSSRLFQNIREKHGIAYAVYSYNDALSDVGYFGIYLATDKSRVERAKELVLVELKDLMDKPLSSQELEEIKVQYKGGLMLGLENTSSRMMRLARMEIYQGRYVSLDEISERIDAVTPRKIQGMARKLFDAQNLVTTVVEPN, encoded by the coding sequence GTGCGGTCGGCCGCCCTGGGAATCTGGGTGACAGTGGGTTCAAGGCATGAGTCTTCGAAGCTCAACGGAGTCTCACACTTCATCGAGCATATGGCGTTCAAGGGGACGTCAACTCGCACGGCTATCGAAATTGCGAAAGCCATCGAGCGCGGCGGTGGTCATATCAATGCGTTTACCGGGAAAGAGCTGACGTGTTTTTATGTGCACGTTCTCGATGACCAGTTGCCCAACGCAGTAGACATCTTGACGGACATTCTCCAGAACTCACTGTATGATCCGCAGGAGATGGAGAAAGAAAAGCAAGTCATCCTTGATGAGATTCGAGACCACGAGGACATGCCGGATGATGTAGCACATGAACAGTTCGTTGCGCAGGTTTTCGGCAATCATGCTCTGTCACGTCCGATTCTTGGATCGCCGGAAAACGTCTCCTCATTCACTCGCGAAAGCATTCTCAACTTTCAACGTGAGCACTATCAGGCGCCGCGAATAGTCGTTGCTGCCGCGGGGAATGTGAAGCATTCGCAGCTTGTTCGCCTCCTGTCCGACAAGTTGACCGTGAGCAGCTCGCGCAGAACCGCAAAATCGGATCCAGTGTCGGCGATGAAGCCGAGCACCACGCGGAATTCGCGGCCCATTCAACAGGCTCACATGTTCATCGGTGGCAGAAGCGTTCCGTACAAATCCCCCGATCGCATGGCGACCTCTATGCTCAATACCGTTCTTGGTGGCGGAATGTCTTCCAGATTGTTCCAGAACATCCGTGAAAAGCACGGTATTGCGTACGCAGTGTATTCATATAACGACGCTTTGTCGGACGTAGGCTATTTCGGGATATACCTCGCTACAGATAAGAGCAGAGTTGAACGCGCGAAAGAACTTGTGCTGGTCGAGTTGAAGGACTTGATGGACAAACCGCTCAGCTCACAGGAGCTGGAGGAGATCAAGGTTCAGTACAAAGGTGGGCTTATGTTGGGACTTGAGAACACCTCGAGCAGGATGATGCGGCTTGCGCGCATGGAGATTTACCAGGGAAGGTATGTTTCGCTCGACGAGATCAGCGAGCGGATTGATGCCGTTACGCCGAGGAAGATTCAAGGCATGGCGCGCAAACTGTTCGATGCACAGAATCTTGTCACAACCGTCGTTGAGCCAAACTGA
- the dut gene encoding dUTP diphosphatase: MKIEVLRLEHALAELPSYASSGAAGLDLALAGQSVTIEPRQRVLLPTGICVAIPDGFEGQVRLRSGFARRSGCFMPNAPGTIDSDYRGEILILVMNASDQSVRIESGERFAQLIVSPVARVELIESKSLPPSQRAGGGFGSTGQ, from the coding sequence ATTAAGATCGAAGTATTGCGGCTGGAACACGCCTTGGCAGAACTCCCCAGCTATGCGTCAAGTGGTGCTGCCGGTCTTGATCTTGCACTTGCCGGCCAGAGCGTTACTATCGAACCTCGTCAGCGAGTGCTGCTGCCCACCGGTATTTGTGTCGCGATTCCTGATGGATTTGAGGGTCAGGTTAGGCTTCGATCCGGCTTCGCACGACGGAGCGGATGCTTCATGCCGAATGCTCCCGGCACAATTGATTCGGACTATCGCGGAGAGATTCTGATTTTAGTCATGAACGCATCGGACCAGAGTGTTCGAATCGAGTCTGGCGAGCGATTTGCACAGCTTATAGTGTCTCCTGTTGCCAGAGTTGAGCTGATTGAGTCGAAGTCACTTCCACCCAGCCAACGGGCCGGGGGTGGATTTGGCAGCACCGGTCAGTAA